In a genomic window of Cryptococcus deuterogattii R265 chromosome 12, complete sequence:
- a CDS encoding NADH dehydrogenase (ubiquinone) Fe-S protein 4 translates to MFSLRPLFRSSQLTTAARRTLHYSAPALNASTRPDSPVTPVPTVQDGTVPTEYELANGPQADLVSGAPDELLHRPVRIFRPTKNTMQSAKGKTKRWMIDFDVLQGAGRWENRLIGWASSADYVQGTTLAFRSKEDAIYFAEKQGWPYKVDEPKKIEIPPKSYANNYVHVPGKLRIHHTK, encoded by the exons ATGTTCTCCCTTCGCCCCCTCTTCAGATCATCACAGCTCACCACGGCAGCCAGGAGGACTCTCCACTACTCTGCTCCTGCCCTCAACGCTTCCACCAGGCCAGACTCCCCCGTCACCCCAGTCCCTACCGTCCAGGATGGTACCGTTCCTACAGAGTACGAGTTGGCCAACGGTCCTCAGGCCGACCTTGTTTCCGGAGCTCCTG ATGAACTCCTCCACCGACCTGTCCGTATCTTCCGTCCCACAAAAAACACTATGCAATCCGCTAAGGGCAAGACCAAGCGATGGATGATCGACTTTGACGTTTTGCAAGGTGCTGGCCGATGGGAGAACCGACTCATAGGCTGGGCGTCTTCGGCGGATTATGTGCAGGGTACCACTTTGGCGTTTAGGTCCAAGGAGGACGCGATTTACTTTGCTGAGAAGCAAGGATGGCCATACAAGGTTGATGAGCCAAAGAAGATTGAAATTCCTCCCAAGAGCTATG CAAACAACTATGTCCACGTTCCCGGCAAGCTTAGGATCCACCACACCAAGTAA
- a CDS encoding cytoplasmic protein encodes MPPKGPNTLPLPYSQVPAQPKREQRQPTRTSKLGSKLKVLPTQPETPTIPEEEEDDDEGTGRTVADHDESEGVEFYTPISQIPKGTARRDAQRLTKSEKAKLPRVTAYCTAATYNLQAMQAYLASRPAYHRTHPRMFDTECLHTPYLPPPTPGPHGISSLSAHRNSPRLKPASGAGHVPEGDLLNLGNDYSFGTAAAHNKRATSPSRSSNQNQNQNQNPSPNELKRRPGFSKRPGSGRKKSASGSTTTKDNTAADGMTDSEREEDDDLEEEWIPDVFLFEYGCVVLWGMTEKEEKKFLASIKRFEIERLSAEDVEMEDLNFYYADYSRIYNDVITLRKGSSYMYATLPLSHMPLYLLHNLLGLTTVFQLMDRTKLSLSHALSQSVKISLFEELIMGTIEQTKDIPKSLSETGKIGLPRSEIMKQIGNLFILRININLVGSILDSPEFFWTFPDLEPLYNAARSYLEIGQRVELLNARVDVLQDMLKLLKESVNSSHGERLEAIVIFLIGIEIVLGIITILVDLSFS; translated from the exons ATGCCGCCCAAGGGACCGAACACGCTGCCCCTCCCGTACTCGCAGGTGCCCGCACAGCCAAAGCGGGAGCAGAGACAGCCCACAAG AACATCCAAGCTTGGCAGCA AGCTCAAGGTCCTCCCCACACAGCCGGAGACGCCCACAATCccagaggaggaggaggacgacgaCGAGGGGACAGGCCGAACAGTCGCCGACCATGACGAATCCGAAGGTGTCGAG TTCTACACGCCCATCTCGCAGATCCCAAAGGGTACAGCTCGTCGAGATGCTCAGCGTCTCACCAAGTCCGAAAAGGCCAAGCTTCCGCGGGTGACAGCGTACTGTACCGCAGC CACATACAACCTACAAGCGATGCAAGCCTACCTTGCCTCCCGTCCAGCCTACCACCGCACCCACCCACGCATGTTCGACACTGAATGTCTCCACACACCTTACCTGCCCCCGCCCACCCCGGGCCCGCACGGCATATCGTCTCTATCTGCCCATAGGAATTCTCCGAGACTGAAACCTGCCTCTGGAGCGGGCCATGTACCAGAAGGCGATTTGCTCAATCTAGGGAACGACTATTCATTCGGCACTGCTGCTGCACATAATAAACGTGCCACCTCCCCTAGCCGATCATCTAACCAAAACCAAAATCAAAACCAAAACCCAAGTCCCAACGAACTAAAGCGCCGACCGGGATTCTCCAAACGACCCGGTAGCGGGCGCAAGAAATCCGCGTCTGGGTCGACAACGACCAAAGATAATACCGCCGCGGATGGGATGACGGATagtgagagagaagaagatgatgatctggaagaagagtggatcCCGGACGTCTTCTTGTTCGAGTATGGGTGTGTGGTGCTTTGGGGGATGacggaaaaggaagagaaaaagttTCTGGCTAGCAT AAAGAGGTTCGAGATTGAGAGATTATCAGCAGAAGACGTCGAGATGGAGGACCTCAATTTCTACTATGCCGACTACTCTCG TATATATAACGATGTAATCACCTTGCGTAAAGGTTCTTCTTACATGTACGCCACTCTTCCCCTGTCCCACATGCCACTTTACCTCCTCCATAACTTGCTTGGACTAACCACCGTGTTTCAATTGATGGACAGGACAAAACTCTCCCTCTCGCATGCACTCTCCCAATCCGTCAAGATATCATTGTTCGAAGAACTCATCATGGGTACGATCGAGCAAACGAAAGATATCCCCAAAAGTCTTTCCGAGACTGGTAAAATTGGC TTGCCAAGAAGCGAGATTATGAAGCAGATCGGAAATCTATTCATTCTGCGTATCAACATCAACCTCGTCGGGTCTATCCTCGATTCACCC GAATTCTTCTGGACATTCCCCGATCTGGAACCGCTCTACAACGCCGCCCGATCATACCTCGAAATCGGCCAACGCGTCGAGCTCCTCAATGCCCGTGTAGATGTCTTGCAGGATATGCTCAagttgttgaaggagagtgtGAATTCGAGTCATGGAGAGAGGTTGGAGGCTATTGTCATTTTCTTAAT TGGAATTGAGATTGTCCTCGgtatcatcaccatccttgTCGATCTCAGTTTCTCATAG